From one Rhizobium lentis genomic stretch:
- a CDS encoding glutathione S-transferase family protein, whose amino-acid sequence MRKLTLISHHLCPYVQRAAIALHEKGVSFERINIDLADKPDWFLKISPLGKVPLLRIQEDDGREEALFESSVICEYLEETQPGAGLHPADPLTRARHRGWMEFGSSVLSDLWGYETASDKEQLDAKREALVAKFATLERALADGPYFSGKNFSLVDAVFAPVFRYFDVFDRLGNSGIFDGLERVTRWRKALSERGSVQDAVGEDYPQRLMQFLEKHNSVLLKQSVAA is encoded by the coding sequence ATGCGCAAGCTTACCCTCATCAGCCATCACCTCTGCCCCTACGTGCAGCGCGCCGCGATCGCGCTTCATGAAAAAGGCGTGTCGTTCGAGCGCATCAATATCGATCTCGCCGACAAGCCGGACTGGTTCTTAAAAATTTCGCCGCTCGGCAAGGTGCCGCTGCTCCGGATTCAGGAGGACGATGGCCGCGAAGAGGCATTATTCGAAAGCAGCGTCATCTGCGAATATCTGGAGGAAACGCAGCCGGGTGCTGGGCTGCATCCCGCCGACCCGCTGACGCGTGCCCGCCATCGCGGATGGATGGAATTCGGCTCGTCCGTGCTTTCCGATCTCTGGGGCTATGAAACGGCCAGTGATAAGGAACAACTGGACGCCAAGCGCGAGGCGCTCGTCGCCAAATTCGCGACGCTTGAAAGGGCGCTCGCCGACGGCCCATATTTTTCCGGCAAAAATTTCAGCCTCGTCGACGCCGTCTTCGCGCCGGTCTTTCGGTATTTCGATGTTTTCGACAGGCTGGGAAACAGCGGCATCTTCGACGGGCTGGAGCGGGTGACGCGCTGGCGGAAAGCCTTGTCCGAGCGCGGGAGTGTGCAGGATGCCGTCGGCGAGGATTATCCGCAGCGGCTGATGCAGTTTCTGGAGAAGCATAATTCGGTCCTGCTCAAGCAGTCCGTGGCCGCTTGA